A stretch of DNA from Anopheles ziemanni chromosome 3, idAnoZiCoDA_A2_x.2, whole genome shotgun sequence:
AGAATTGGATCAATAGTGGCTGCCCGGCAAACAAGATTGTGCTCGGCGTGCCACTATTCGGGCGAACGTACACCCTCCAGGATGAGAGCAACCATGGGCTGGCGGCTCCGATTACTGGACCGGGCAGTGCTGGGCCATATACCAACGAAGGCGGCTACTTGGGGTACTTCGAAATCTGTTCCGCAATGAGACAATCTAGCTGGACGGCCGAGTGGGACGAACGAGGCATGTGCCCGTACGCGTACAGTGGCAACCAGTGGGTTGGGTACGAGAACCAGACCTCGCTCGAGGAGAAGGCCAGTTACGCCAGGCACAAACAGCTCGGAGGCATGTACGCATTTTCGCTGGACCTGGATGACTATAGGGGCAAGTGTGGTACACCGTATCCGTTGCTGAATGCGCTCAGGGCGGCTTTTAAACCCAAAAACTTGTGTTCTGACGCAAGCAGCGGATTTACATTGGACCGCGAACCTTGCGACCTTGAATGAACAGTAGCTTCTTAAAAGAGAGTCAGGTTTGAGGTAAccggaaattaaaataaaattatcaaatgATATTCAATGAAGCGTATTGATTTTCGTAAATATCAACATTTAATCTAGCATTCAAACTTACTGAGTTACTATGGCTGGTAATTAgttttttgaacttttttgtatgtttgtgcTTTTAATAGCATGCATTTTTGAAATAATCGAGGCAGACCGTCACAAAAACTGGCAGGAAAGAGACAGATTGAGGAAAAATGTTACGCCTACAAAGTAAATCGAAATTCGCTGAACTAAAAACTGTGAGCAACTAGTTTTCTCTTAATACATAAATTGTCCAGAATAAATTTTACATAGTGTAGACATTTAAATTTACAGAGTATTGAGAGTTAGATTGAAATTAACAGCAACAGTATGAATTATAACACGTTTCACAAACAAAAGCCATGTAGAGgtaaaataatatgttttttaCAAAATCTGAGCATTTCTTCTTTGGCTCGGATAAGTGACCAGATTTGCTTTTCGCAAAATATCTAGGGACTGGGGTAGGGGATGAAATGTTcatataaaaagaaataaaaataaaaaatagtatCAAATTATCAGCCACCAAAAACTGGTTTCCGTGTAGCTTCGAGACGACAAGTGGGGAATTTTACAGATGTGTAAAAGCCCATAAGAGAGTGTCCTGAAGAGATAAAATTTCGGTACCAAAACCCGGCAACTCGGAAAACCCCCGGAACTCAGAAAAAACATTATGAGAAGCACGatgatggtttttgttgggGTATCAGGTGTTATGCTAACGAAAGTGGCATACAAAAAATTAGATTACGATACGCTTGGAATTATAAATCACTGCTTTGCTTGGGAATAGTAATTTAAACCTACTCACTCAGACAAAAATTATGCTAGTCAGTGTGGCGTCGGTTGACTTTATTTGCATGGTAATAAACATCCCTTCTTCACTTAAAGTGAGTGAGTTAAACAGTGTATGTGAGAACGGGAGAATGTACCACCATGAGCCGGTTCACAAAACAGGTATAGACCCGGAGCTGGCGCTTAACTAGTCGATGCACGTTAGCACGAGATGCATAACGTACTTGGACGGCAACGGGAAAGCAAGTCCCGATTCGAAGTGATGTGTCTATGAAGTAGATTAAAGCAAAGTGATCGTTCCACAGCTTATCGGAAAGAACGAAGTTCGTACGGGCATCATGAAGAGTATTGCAacgatttttgtgcttttgtgTGGGGCAGTGTGGGGTAAGCGTGTTTCCAGCTTTGGTTAATGTGTCCCAGTCGAGGGTGATACTAATTATTGTGTGCATTTTTGCTTATCGTATTCGTCCTACAGTCTGCGAAGGGCGACTTGTCTGCCACTACACCACTTGGTCCCGGTTCCGACCGGATGAGGCCGCCTTCCAGATCGATGACATTCCGGGCAAGCTGTGCTCGCACGTCGTGTACAACTTCCTCGGCGTTAACGAGACCTCGCATCAGCTGGAGCTGCTGCAGCCAGACTACGACATCGGTGAGCGAGCGCTCGAGCGGTTTGCGGCGCTGAAGGAAAAGTACCCGCAGCTGAAGCTACTGGTGGCCGTGGGCGGCTGGGGCCATGGCGGGGCCAAGTTCAGCGAGATGGCCAAGTTCCGCGAGCGGCGCAACCAGTTCATCGGCAGTGTCGTGAAGTTCCTGCATCACTACCGCTTCGACGGCATCGAGCTGGTGTGGCTGTATCCGGGTAATTTTGACCGGGGCGGCGCCGTTGAGGACAAGGACACGTTCCTCTACCTGGTGACCGAGATGGCGAAGATCTTCCGGGAGGAGAAGAAGCAGTGGGAAGTGATCGTGCAGGTGCCGCTCGATGTGTCGCGGATGGCGGCCGGCTACCATCAGGAGGCCCTGTGCCAGGAGGCCGACCATGTGCATATGATCGGGTACGATATGCGTGGCTGGTGGAACAACTTCGCCGATGTGCATAGCCCCATGGTGGCGCGCCCGCACGATCAGGAGGTGCAGAGCTTCGAAAAGGTGAACGTTGGGGACGGTGTGGACGATTGGCTGGCGCAAGGGTGCGCCCCGGAGAAGCTGGTGCTCGGGGTGGCACTGTTCGGCCGCACCTATCTGCTGGACGATCCGCTCGACAACACGATCGGGGCGGTGACGATAGGGGCGGGCGATCCCGGTCCGTACACCAACGAACCGGGCTATCTGGGGTACTGCGAGTTCTGCCAGAATCTGACTAGCAGCGAGTGGACGCAGAAGTGGGACGATGTCGGCATGTGCCCGTACGCGTACACCGAGACCACCTGGATCGGGTACGAGAATCAGCGTTCGCTTGAGGCGAAGATCGACTACGTCAAGCGGAAAAACCTCGGTGGTCTGTACGCGTTCTCGCTCGATCTCGACGACTATCGGGGAGAGTGTGGCGATCCGTTTCCACTTACCCGCTTCCTGTCGCGATACCACGACGAGACGAAGGTGAAGGAATGGCACATTTTCTCCTCAACCACCGAGAAAAATCAGTCCAACGCAAGATAACCTTAGTCAGTAGCTATAGTAAATCAAGCTGAgtaaaatatacaaaataaaCCATGCTAAAAATTGTGAGTCCATCTCATGTTTCACGTTTAATTCGAGCAAAGAAACGGGGactaggtttgtttttgtggttCGGTCAAACCGGTTCGAGGGCACCAACACGCTCGCGGTGACCGTGAATATATATATTTCACCCCGCGACGCAACTGTGCTGacatcaacaacaaaccaTCAACGCCTAGGAAAACCCATAGTGAGAGCTGGAATTCCCTCCTCCGTTGCACTTCGCTGTTGTAAACAAAGGGAAACTACATCTCGACTCCGGTGTTAATCAATGCGGGGTAAATTTAAGCGGAGATGTTGAACTTGATGAACCAGTTGCTCGTGTAGAGTGATTCAGCCAAACAGACGTACCACCAGTTTGTAGTAATGGTGGTGTTGCTCCACCAATGAATGTAGCCAATCCCTGTTAGCTCCTTAAAACGATGGAGTGTTTGCATACTTTACACattgaaaaaatgtttgagCTTGTCTAATAAAtcacaatttataaaataaactattgTAATTACACTACTATAATATAAATAGTTGACATGCTATTTTAATGCGGTACTGAATGTATTgtaaataaaagttttccatACTCCGTCATAAATTTGATATGtaaatgttttgttaaatATACTAAATCTATAAATCGAATGTTGTAGACAAgacatgaaattaatttttaactcATTTTGTATGAAACACTAGTCAAACATAAATCCCATGCCTTTGATTTAATtctaaacatatttgtttaaaaaagggTGACacaaaagttaattaaaaatgaGAATGAAGCTATCTTATGGAAAAgctatttttcacatttttctaaaaatctAATTGGAACTAATTGAGTAAAACAGAGAAGCGTTCCATTCCAACCGTAATTCATACTATTGTTTTCAGGGTTTTTAGATTCTtttaaggaaataaaatatataaaaaatttaaaaaaacatgttaagGAAAATATTAACTCATCATTGAGTTCTAGTTTTTCGGTTTCAactaaattgaaatgtttggATGAATTTGCACGGTATATTGCACAACATCTAATCCATTGAATACATTCAGCATAGCAGCAAGAAGTGTAcagtaatattttaaaacaaatttgtttctgCATACATGTTTCAACtcaaaatcaatttcaactaTTATATAATTCAAATTTATGCAACCAGaagtcaaataaaaagttaCTCATGACAACATTTCTGCACGTGGCGGCCAGTGAAAAGTCCCCCATGCACGGACCTACATTAACTCTGGCAGACCAATTGTCACAGGATCCGAGGCAGACGCAGGGCACACTAATCTATGCCGGACACCGCGGCGTCCCTGTATTTGCACGACGTGTGCGCTATTTTTTGTGCGTCTGTCTCTAAAATTAACCATGGAGGTATCGGCTTCTCTCGCACTTTTTAGCGCATCTCTGTAACTTTCCGATCCCGCTCTCGCGGAGCTTCCTTCTAAAGattccttctttctttttttattgtcgCTACCGATAGCTTCCCT
This window harbors:
- the LOC131284369 gene encoding endochitinase-like codes for the protein MKSIATIFVLLCGAVWVCEGRLVCHYTTWSRFRPDEAAFQIDDIPGKLCSHVVYNFLGVNETSHQLELLQPDYDIGERALERFAALKEKYPQLKLLVAVGGWGHGGAKFSEMAKFRERRNQFIGSVVKFLHHYRFDGIELVWLYPGNFDRGGAVEDKDTFLYLVTEMAKIFREEKKQWEVIVQVPLDVSRMAAGYHQEALCQEADHVHMIGYDMRGWWNNFADVHSPMVARPHDQEVQSFEKVNVGDGVDDWLAQGCAPEKLVLGVALFGRTYLLDDPLDNTIGAVTIGAGDPGPYTNEPGYLGYCEFCQNLTSSEWTQKWDDVGMCPYAYTETTWIGYENQRSLEAKIDYVKRKNLGGLYAFSLDLDDYRGECGDPFPLTRFLSRYHDETKVKEWHIFSSTTEKNQSNAR